A genomic window from Algoriphagus sp. Y33 includes:
- a CDS encoding nucleotidyltransferase domain-containing protein yields the protein MIQKQFIKQAVERIKDDKNVIGLAVAGSFITKEIDEFSDVDLILVTVDKVAPDFDKMEKYAKSFGNYLNGFTGEHVGERRVLICLYDNPLLHVDIKFITLDEFEQRVEDPIILFDRDKSLEKIITTTKSEWPKLDYQWIEDRFWIWVHYAALKLGRGENFEALDFLSFVRITVTSPLLQVKNGRLPRALRKVEFNFNNDDLSKLVGTIPAYNTQSIFDSLDNTIKLYCELRDILYPSTIQRRTQTETKTLDYLDRIKRMKLS from the coding sequence ATGATACAAAAACAATTTATTAAACAAGCTGTCGAAAGAATTAAAGACGACAAAAATGTAATCGGCCTTGCGGTAGCAGGCTCATTCATCACAAAAGAAATTGATGAATTTTCAGATGTTGACCTAATTCTCGTTACGGTTGACAAAGTTGCTCCAGATTTCGACAAAATGGAGAAGTATGCTAAATCGTTTGGCAACTACTTAAATGGATTTACCGGTGAACATGTTGGTGAAAGACGAGTCTTGATTTGTCTTTACGATAATCCATTACTTCACGTTGACATCAAATTCATCACCTTAGATGAATTTGAGCAAAGAGTTGAAGACCCAATAATTTTGTTTGACCGTGACAAATCCTTGGAGAAAATAATCACAACCACAAAGTCCGAATGGCCAAAATTAGACTATCAATGGATTGAAGACCGATTTTGGATATGGGTTCACTATGCTGCCTTAAAGTTAGGACGAGGAGAGAATTTTGAAGCTCTGGACTTTCTATCATTTGTGAGAATAACGGTAACCTCTCCATTGCTTCAAGTTAAAAACGGAAGACTTCCTAGAGCACTGAGAAAAGTTGAGTTTAACTTTAACAATGACGATTTAAGTAAGCTTGTAGGGACTATTCCCGCATATAATACTCAATCAATTTTTGACTCATTGGATAACACAATAAAACTATATTGCGAACTCCGAGACATTTTGTACCCCTCGACAATCCAACGTAGGACACAGACAGAAACTAAAACCTTGGACTACTTGGACAGGATAAAAAGAATGAAATTGAGTTAA
- a CDS encoding LytTR family DNA-binding domain-containing protein, which yields MKYLIVEDERFAYEELKRMLTKLRPDYQLEKHTKTVVDTIRFLKESTVDLILMDIRLADGNCFEIFNHVEVATPVIFTTAYDEHAIKAFKLNSIDYLLKPFEENELEAALTKFENIFHNPTYKTSSANFVQMQSLKTKNRFLISKGENYHYIETKDIAHFYSEDGVVFLHTFNDRRYIINYTLDQLEQQFHNHLFFRVSRNCIANVKAIENVARYFNSRLKLTFLPECPHEVLVSRVRVPDFLKWMDGIVD from the coding sequence ATGAAGTACCTGATAGTAGAAGACGAGCGGTTTGCTTATGAAGAACTGAAGCGCATGTTGACGAAATTACGACCCGATTATCAGCTAGAAAAGCATACCAAAACAGTCGTTGATACCATTAGGTTTCTAAAAGAATCGACTGTTGACTTAATTCTTATGGATATTCGTCTTGCAGATGGCAACTGCTTCGAGATTTTTAACCATGTAGAGGTTGCCACGCCTGTTATCTTTACCACAGCTTATGATGAGCATGCCATCAAAGCGTTTAAGCTGAACAGTATTGATTACCTATTGAAGCCTTTTGAGGAGAATGAATTAGAGGCGGCATTAACCAAATTTGAGAATATTTTCCATAATCCCACTTATAAAACCAGTTCTGCGAATTTTGTGCAGATGCAATCGCTCAAGACCAAAAACCGGTTTTTGATTTCTAAAGGAGAAAATTATCATTATATAGAAACGAAAGATATTGCCCATTTTTACAGTGAAGACGGCGTCGTCTTCCTTCATACGTTTAACGACAGGCGGTATATCATTAATTACACCCTAGATCAGTTAGAACAACAGTTTCATAACCATCTGTTTTTTCGTGTTTCAAGGAATTGTATCGCCAATGTAAAAGCGATTGAAAATGTAGCCAGATACTTCAACAGTCGTTTGAAACTTACCTTTTTACCTGAATGCCCACATGAAGTTTTGGTAAGTCGTGTACGGGTTCCGGACTTCCTCAAATGGATGGATGGGATTGTAGATTAG
- a CDS encoding DUF6268 family outer membrane beta-barrel protein — protein MKSISLFLTALVMLLCQEGKAQQVSFKTEYIGNSGYYYLPPGDKPREKTGDSKGSAMIYQAAFTMPLSMKVDENERPTVWGVAFGGAYVSLRNQDFSEYMVSEIMNLQVGVYHLRPLNDKWSMKASAGIGIFTPSTDFSKISFKNVLGSGGVVFIRHLNPNLDIGAGVAINSSLGYPMIFPAVYLNWRHNGRFDVNIELVEGLDISTGFDYNDRLKLSYALEMNGQAALLEKDGKDQIFSHQYIVTGFRPELKLGAKGLSVTGMAGINLFRPASFSDRTLKGVFAGDNDYYFSVSPYGSVGLKMKF, from the coding sequence ATGAAATCAATATCACTATTCCTAACAGCATTGGTTATGCTACTGTGTCAGGAGGGAAAAGCTCAGCAAGTGTCTTTCAAGACGGAATACATTGGAAATTCAGGCTACTATTACCTGCCTCCGGGAGATAAGCCCAGAGAGAAAACCGGTGACAGCAAAGGTTCTGCCATGATTTATCAGGCAGCGTTCACTATGCCCTTATCCATGAAAGTAGATGAGAACGAACGGCCGACTGTTTGGGGAGTCGCCTTTGGTGGGGCTTACGTTTCTTTGAGGAACCAAGATTTTTCGGAATACATGGTATCCGAAATCATGAACTTACAGGTAGGTGTTTATCATCTACGGCCATTAAACGACAAGTGGTCGATGAAGGCAAGTGCTGGAATAGGGATATTTACTCCCTCTACTGATTTTTCTAAAATCAGCTTCAAGAATGTGCTTGGAAGTGGAGGCGTTGTTTTTATCCGCCATCTGAATCCCAATCTTGACATTGGTGCGGGTGTTGCAATAAATAGTTCACTGGGTTATCCGATGATATTTCCTGCCGTTTACTTGAACTGGAGGCATAACGGGAGATTCGATGTGAATATTGAACTGGTGGAGGGCTTGGATATATCGACAGGCTTTGATTATAATGACAGATTAAAATTGTCGTATGCTCTTGAAATGAACGGGCAGGCTGCCTTATTGGAAAAGGATGGAAAGGATCAAATATTTTCCCATCAATATATCGTTACAGGTTTTCGTCCTGAGCTAAAACTTGGCGCAAAAGGGCTCTCTGTGACGGGTATGGCAGGAATTAATCTATTTCGTCCTGCATCTTTCAGCGATAGAACTTTGAAAGGTGTGTTTGCGGGAGATAATGATTATTATTTTTCTGTTTCCCCGTATGGCTCAGTTGGTTTAAAAATGAAGTTTTAA
- a CDS encoding sensor histidine kinase: MKEDLWKNFHIQLSAHYVVILAMCMADYGLLLLLNKHLPYSKNIFLRIMADIVGISAICLMLLWIFNLLIYNVFLVPEEGLPPFIVKFAFAMTTNVPILLVFELIHYFQSEQKAIADSEKAKRKILLFQHETLRSQINPHFLFNSLNVLSSLIYINPDNANKFTKALSKTYRYVLSLSQQPLVFVSEELDALDSYVYLMRTRFEDSFTFQIDRISDGERNKIVPLTLQLLIENAFKHNVATEESLLNIKITIDSDYITVENNIQPSSSADKGGIGLKYITKQYRIYAKEVTVKQTEGLFIVKIPYI; encoded by the coding sequence ATGAAGGAAGATTTATGGAAGAACTTTCACATACAGCTTTCTGCGCATTATGTCGTCATCCTTGCCATGTGTATGGCAGACTACGGATTATTGTTGCTCCTTAATAAGCATTTGCCATACTCCAAAAATATCTTTTTGCGTATTATGGCAGATATTGTAGGTATTTCAGCTATATGCCTGATGCTACTATGGATATTTAATCTTTTAATATATAATGTGTTCCTTGTTCCCGAGGAGGGATTGCCTCCTTTCATTGTCAAATTCGCATTTGCAATGACAACCAATGTCCCTATTTTGTTGGTTTTCGAGTTGATCCATTACTTCCAATCCGAACAAAAGGCCATAGCCGATTCCGAAAAAGCCAAACGTAAGATCCTGTTGTTTCAACACGAAACTTTAAGATCACAGATAAACCCACATTTCCTGTTTAATTCACTGAATGTATTGTCTTCTTTAATTTACATTAATCCGGACAATGCAAACAAGTTCACAAAAGCCCTATCAAAGACGTATCGGTACGTCCTTTCTCTTTCTCAACAGCCTCTGGTGTTTGTCTCGGAGGAATTGGACGCATTGGATTCCTATGTTTATTTAATGAGAACAAGGTTTGAGGATTCCTTTACTTTTCAAATAGACAGAATATCGGATGGCGAAAGGAACAAGATTGTACCTCTAACTCTCCAATTACTTATAGAGAACGCGTTCAAACATAATGTTGCGACCGAAGAATCACTATTGAATATCAAAATTACCATCGACAGCGATTACATCACAGTTGAAAACAACATCCAGCCTTCAAGCAGTGCGGACAAGGGGGGAATCGGTCTGAAATACATTACTAAGCAATACAGGATCTATGCTAAGGAAGTCACCGTTAAGCAGACGGAAGGTCTATTTATTGTGAAAATCCCTTACATATAG
- a CDS encoding lipoprotein, with product MKKYFILFFFTTLLTGCANKRLTPSDLVTEYYHAFNDSDFNRITAVIADSITIVEGEYVMPYSQKSFHEQFKWDSIFRPTYKIVELEGQNNRIIATVASSSIRYKFLKNDPLTCRFEISFNSDGITKLESLECLDADWNVWQAKRDSLVNWTKRNHPELDGFIHDLTMNGAINYLKAIELYENR from the coding sequence ATGAAAAAGTATTTTATTCTATTCTTCTTTACCACTCTCTTAACTGGATGTGCCAACAAAAGACTAACTCCCAGCGATCTGGTAACTGAATATTATCATGCGTTCAACGATTCTGACTTTAACCGAATAACCGCTGTAATAGCCGATAGTATTACCATTGTAGAAGGTGAATATGTAATGCCATACTCGCAGAAAAGTTTTCATGAGCAATTCAAGTGGGATTCCATTTTCCGGCCAACTTATAAGATTGTCGAACTGGAAGGTCAAAACAACCGGATAATTGCAACTGTGGCATCAAGTTCTATACGTTACAAATTTCTAAAAAACGATCCTTTGACTTGTAGATTTGAAATCTCCTTTAATTCGGACGGAATAACAAAACTGGAATCACTTGAGTGTTTAGATGCTGACTGGAACGTATGGCAAGCCAAAAGAGATTCACTGGTAAACTGGACGAAAAGAAACCATCCCGAACTTGATGGATTTATTCACGACTTAACAATGAATGGTGCTATAAATTACCTAAAAGCCATCGAACTGTATGAAAATAGATAA
- a CDS encoding type II toxin-antitoxin system RelE/ParE family toxin — protein sequence MEKVREVIAYQDHFEKFLKAQTEKVQNKIFKVIEAIETLERVPETYLKPIKTKKGLYEARVQLASNIWRVFCFFDEGKLVILLNGFQKKTQKTPTNEIEKAAKLMNEYCSEKEVQKGKKKKI from the coding sequence ATGGAAAAAGTAAGAGAAGTCATTGCTTATCAGGACCATTTTGAGAAATTTTTAAAAGCCCAAACAGAAAAAGTTCAAAACAAGATTTTTAAGGTCATTGAAGCGATTGAAACTTTGGAAAGAGTTCCAGAGACTTACCTGAAACCTATCAAAACAAAGAAAGGGCTATATGAAGCAAGGGTTCAGTTGGCATCTAATATATGGAGGGTGTTTTGTTTTTTCGATGAAGGAAAGCTTGTGATACTTCTCAATGGCTTTCAAAAGAAAACCCAAAAAACACCAACCAATGAAATAGAAAAGGCAGCCAAACTGATGAATGAGTATTGTTCTGAAAAGGAAGTTCAAAAAGGAAAAAAGAAAAAGATATGA
- a CDS encoding type II toxin-antitoxin system RelE/ParE family toxin — MAKRNVVWTRTADLQFVGILEYWVQRNKSNTYSKKLVKLVSKRTKQISEKPFIYKSTDFKDVRVASLGNFSIYYKVSDEQIIISAFWDNRQDPVKLLKVLQNEK; from the coding sequence ATGGCTAAACGCAATGTAGTTTGGACAAGAACAGCAGACCTTCAATTTGTCGGAATTTTGGAATATTGGGTTCAAAGAAACAAGTCAAATACCTATTCTAAAAAACTTGTAAAGTTAGTTTCCAAAAGAACCAAGCAAATTTCGGAAAAACCTTTTATTTACAAATCAACTGATTTCAAAGATGTTAGAGTCGCTTCATTGGGGAATTTCAGTATTTATTACAAAGTTTCCGATGAACAAATTATAATTTCAGCATTTTGGGACAATCGACAAGACCCGGTAAAACTTTTAAAAGTTTTACAAAATGAGAAATAA
- a CDS encoding DoxX family protein, whose product MKSLSFLNKSIWTTSEKSISLSLLILRIGVSFSMIYLHGYQRLINFSHISTEFADPLGVGVVASLSLVVFAEFFCSLFLITGLFTRWSCIPLIITMIVATWVINAGKGFIFQEKSFIYLITYVSLLISGGGYFSIDYLLLGRKIKL is encoded by the coding sequence ATGAAATCACTATCATTTTTAAATAAATCAATTTGGACTACATCAGAGAAAAGTATAAGCCTTAGTTTACTTATACTAAGGATTGGGGTATCATTTTCAATGATTTATTTGCATGGGTATCAAAGACTCATCAATTTCAGTCATATTAGTACTGAATTTGCTGACCCGTTAGGAGTAGGAGTTGTGGCAAGTTTAAGTCTTGTTGTGTTCGCAGAATTCTTTTGTTCTTTATTTTTGATAACTGGACTGTTTACAAGATGGAGTTGTATTCCATTGATTATTACCATGATTGTTGCTACTTGGGTAATTAATGCAGGGAAAGGTTTTATTTTTCAAGAAAAGAGCTTTATTTATTTAATCACCTACGTCAGTTTATTAATAAGCGGAGGAGGTTATTTTTCTATAGATTACCTGCTTCTAGGGAGAAAAATTAAATTATAA
- a CDS encoding YhcG family protein: protein MISEQQMKGAWGDKLLEQLSKDSGSAFPEMKGFSVTNLKYCRQFYRFYQSEISQQTVDQLTVLDFGQHTVDQLPWGHNVLIFTKSKSIAEAIFYQQQTLHNNWSRDTLGLQLKTNLYERNGKIISNFEHTLPKPTADLARKSLKDPYVFDFVALAKTYNGRDIETQLVQHISKFLLELGKGFAYIGRQYHLQIADKDYYIDLLFYHVVLKAYVVIELKNTAFIPEYAGKLNFYLSAVDSLLKADDDKPTIGILLCRDKNNIEAEFALRDINKPIGVSEFQLTEVLPENLKSSLPTIEEIEQTLKQSSNE, encoded by the coding sequence ATGATCAGCGAGCAGCAGATGAAGGGGGCTTGGGGGGATAAGTTACTAGAGCAACTCTCAAAAGATTCGGGTAGTGCATTTCCGGAAATGAAAGGATTTTCGGTAACCAACTTGAAATATTGCAGGCAGTTTTACCGGTTTTATCAATCAGAAATCAGTCAACAGACTGTTGACCAATTGACGGTGCTGGATTTCGGTCAACACACTGTTGACCAATTGCCTTGGGGACATAATGTGCTCATCTTCACAAAATCAAAAAGTATAGCTGAAGCCATTTTCTATCAACAACAAACGCTTCACAACAATTGGAGCAGGGACACTTTGGGATTGCAGTTAAAAACAAACCTGTATGAACGTAACGGTAAAATCATCAGTAACTTCGAACATACACTGCCCAAACCCACAGCAGATTTGGCCCGGAAAAGCCTGAAAGATCCTTATGTGTTTGACTTTGTAGCCTTGGCCAAGACCTACAACGGACGGGACATAGAAACCCAATTGGTGCAGCATATCTCCAAATTCCTTCTGGAGCTGGGCAAGGGCTTTGCCTACATAGGCAGGCAGTACCACTTACAGATTGCCGACAAAGACTACTACATAGACTTGCTTTTTTACCATGTGGTCTTGAAAGCCTATGTAGTGATTGAACTTAAAAATACCGCCTTTATACCCGAATATGCCGGTAAACTCAACTTTTATCTTTCGGCAGTGGATAGTTTGCTCAAAGCGGATGACGACAAACCCACGATTGGAATTTTGCTGTGCAGGGATAAAAACAACATTGAAGCTGAGTTTGCGCTGCGAGACATCAACAAACCTATAGGAGTCAGTGAGTTTCAACTGACAGAAGTGTTACCGGAAAATTTAAAATCCAGCCTTCCTACCATTGAAGAAATAGAACAAACCCTAAAGCAGAGCAGTAATGAGTAA
- a CDS encoding helix-turn-helix domain-containing protein, whose amino-acid sequence MNTKSWKDIKDEVYGAKGTDRRDELDRDFESFKIGLLLKKAREDKNLTQEQLADLVDKKRTYISRVENNGSNLTLKTLYEIVEKGLGGKVKISIEL is encoded by the coding sequence ATGAATACGAAGAGCTGGAAGGATATCAAAGATGAAGTATACGGTGCCAAAGGAACTGACCGCAGGGATGAATTGGATAGGGATTTTGAGTCATTTAAAATTGGTTTGCTATTAAAAAAGGCAAGAGAGGACAAGAATCTTACCCAGGAGCAACTAGCGGATTTGGTAGATAAAAAAAGAACCTATATTTCTAGAGTTGAAAATAATGGAAGCAACCTAACATTGAAAACCCTTTATGAAATTGTAGAAAAAGGATTGGGAGGAAAGGTCAAGATTTCGATTGAACTCTGA
- a CDS encoding LytTR family DNA-binding domain-containing protein — protein MRTQETNKTISILLRPNFGIMIVFCVLVYGVAIFQDYVFSKIKPTGFYWTDTMLYNIYWFLFIPFIKIANSCYNKVQFKSLTSKVLYSFGTGFIFSVLHVLVFTSIFILISNLIYSIPHRFLTILKNAVSNQLHITIIVYLFSPFVFEYIKRRKQLNKYSQNEKTNKIFTAKNGNRRIRIDTFTIIFIETDRPYTKIHTTSQKILHEESLKELGDSLDPQIFLRVHRSVIINKNHLTELKSRKNGDYDGVLSNGQAIRFSRHYRGNWIELLRH, from the coding sequence GTGAGAACACAAGAAACTAATAAAACAATCAGCATACTACTTCGCCCAAATTTTGGGATAATGATTGTGTTTTGTGTTTTAGTTTATGGGGTGGCAATTTTTCAAGACTACGTTTTCTCCAAAATTAAACCCACTGGCTTTTATTGGACTGATACTATGCTCTATAATATTTATTGGTTTTTATTTATTCCATTTATAAAAATTGCAAATTCATGTTACAATAAAGTTCAATTCAAATCATTAACTAGCAAAGTACTTTACTCTTTTGGTACAGGGTTTATATTTAGTGTACTACATGTACTTGTCTTTACTTCAATTTTTATTTTGATAAGTAATCTTATCTATTCGATACCTCACCGTTTTTTAACAATACTTAAGAATGCAGTCTCAAATCAATTGCATATAACAATTATTGTTTATTTATTTAGTCCTTTTGTTTTTGAATATATTAAAAGGAGAAAACAGTTAAATAAATATTCCCAAAATGAAAAGACTAATAAGATATTTACTGCTAAAAATGGTAATCGTAGAATAAGGATTGACACTTTTACAATTATATTTATTGAAACTGACAGACCCTATACAAAAATACATACGACTAGCCAAAAAATTCTGCATGAGGAGAGTTTAAAAGAGCTTGGAGACTCACTTGATCCTCAAATATTTTTAAGAGTTCATCGTTCCGTAATTATCAATAAAAACCACTTGACAGAATTAAAATCAAGAAAAAATGGTGATTATGATGGTGTTTTATCCAATGGTCAAGCCATAAGGTTCAGCAGACATTATCGTGGAAATTGGATTGAACTACTACGCCACTAA
- a CDS encoding protocatechuate 3,4-dioxygenase, which yields MKDTIVLYIVGIFFTLNASQPVKKNEINLKAQIPSMKTNQEDCNWCGTFEVPENASWRTIIPPNGEPGDKLIISGTVYLPDGKTPAEDVIIYVHHTNNEGGYPKKGNEKGNGKYHGYLRGWMKTDSNGKYEFETIRPAPYHSHDGEPAHVHYNIEAPDYPEYWLTGLWFSDDPRVNEYRNKIERDGGFSNIVTLTKDENNVLSGTRNIILEKFKD from the coding sequence ATGAAAGACACAATAGTATTATACATCGTGGGCATTTTTTTTACTCTTAATGCATCACAGCCTGTTAAAAAAAATGAAATAAATTTAAAAGCACAAATTCCCTCAATGAAAACTAATCAAGAAGATTGTAATTGGTGTGGAACTTTCGAAGTCCCAGAGAATGCTTCATGGAGGACTATTATTCCTCCAAACGGAGAGCCAGGAGACAAGCTTATTATTTCTGGTACAGTATATTTACCTGATGGTAAAACACCTGCAGAAGATGTTATCATTTACGTTCATCACACCAATAATGAAGGGGGCTATCCTAAAAAAGGAAATGAAAAAGGAAATGGGAAATACCATGGATACTTAAGGGGATGGATGAAAACAGATTCAAATGGAAAATACGAATTTGAGACCATTCGCCCTGCTCCATATCACAGTCATGATGGAGAGCCAGCTCATGTCCATTATAATATTGAAGCTCCTGACTATCCTGAGTATTGGCTAACTGGACTATGGTTTTCTGATGACCCTAGAGTGAATGAATACAGAAATAAAATAGAGAGAGACGGTGGGTTTTCCAATATTGTAACCCTAACAAAAGATGAAAACAATGTTTTAAGTGGTACAAGGAATATTATACTTGAAAAATTTAAAGACTGA
- a CDS encoding porin family protein — MKRNVVTFVIAVGALIFSAQLSAQDKSVSIGFKAGTSLSNYRQGGDMNGFKSKMGIGGSVGGFLKYDLSHNFALQSGVDVYYKSSKLESKADESSDKFKSIGVEIPLYGIIQGDLGSGKAFVGAGPYVGYGLYAKSDGVNLFKENSETGESAMSRFDYGVGGIIGYDFNKKWQINASYQFGLADLHKAKAGSMKSHGAAIGIVHKF; from the coding sequence ATGAAAAGAAACGTAGTAACATTTGTCATTGCAGTTGGAGCACTTATTTTCTCTGCGCAATTGTCCGCACAGGACAAATCTGTATCAATTGGCTTCAAAGCCGGAACAAGTCTTTCCAATTACCGGCAAGGTGGTGACATGAATGGCTTCAAGAGTAAAATGGGTATAGGCGGCTCTGTGGGCGGTTTCCTAAAGTATGACCTGAGCCACAATTTTGCGCTGCAATCCGGGGTCGATGTATATTATAAGTCCTCGAAGTTGGAATCCAAGGCAGATGAATCATCCGACAAATTCAAATCTATCGGAGTAGAGATCCCTCTATATGGGATTATCCAAGGGGATTTGGGAAGCGGAAAAGCTTTTGTAGGAGCAGGCCCTTATGTTGGCTATGGACTCTATGCAAAATCTGATGGGGTGAACTTATTTAAAGAGAATAGTGAGACAGGTGAGTCTGCAATGAGCCGTTTTGATTATGGTGTCGGAGGTATTATCGGATATGACTTTAATAAAAAATGGCAAATAAATGCAAGTTACCAATTTGGACTTGCAGATCTCCATAAAGCCAAAGCTGGCTCAATGAAAAGTCACGGCGCAGCTATTGGAATAGTGCATAAATTCTAA
- a CDS encoding lysophospholipid acyltransferase family protein — protein MKQTMQFVVYRSVYIIVYALSLLPMGFLYAIASFTFFLSYYIIGYRKAVVIQNIARSFPDRRYGEIQAIVKKFYVCFVSYFAEIIKSVSVPPEVLDRKIVFENLELIDQYINSGRNVIACMGHCGNWEMLNFMPYKIRHEMFAVYKPLGSEIMNRLMVKLRSRFGMKLIPDREIIRHILTKNSPPAVYLFIADQCPHIKKEKYRFTLLNQETYVFSGMEKVAQKGRTAVVYLNITQLSKGNYKIVCLPVCSTAESMGDSEITQKYIDLLTENIREEPYGWLWTHKRWKR, from the coding sequence ATGAAGCAGACCATGCAATTTGTTGTATATAGAAGTGTTTATATTATTGTCTATGCCTTGAGTCTGCTACCGATGGGATTCCTGTATGCAATAGCTTCTTTTACTTTTTTCCTTTCTTATTACATTATTGGGTACAGGAAAGCGGTAGTAATTCAAAACATTGCGCGTTCCTTTCCCGATAGGCGGTATGGGGAGATTCAGGCAATTGTAAAAAAGTTCTACGTTTGCTTTGTTTCTTATTTTGCCGAAATTATAAAAAGTGTTTCTGTTCCGCCAGAAGTACTTGATAGAAAAATAGTATTTGAGAACTTGGAGTTGATAGACCAATATATAAACTCCGGGCGGAATGTTATTGCCTGTATGGGACATTGTGGCAATTGGGAGATGCTGAATTTTATGCCATATAAGATACGCCACGAAATGTTTGCCGTTTACAAACCCCTTGGATCTGAGATTATGAACAGGTTGATGGTTAAGCTGCGGTCCCGTTTTGGCATGAAGTTAATACCAGACAGGGAAATTATACGCCATATTTTAACTAAAAACTCACCTCCGGCCGTCTATCTTTTTATTGCGGACCAGTGCCCGCACATAAAAAAAGAAAAGTATAGGTTTACGCTATTGAATCAGGAAACATATGTTTTTTCCGGTATGGAGAAAGTGGCCCAAAAAGGTCGGACGGCTGTTGTATATCTTAATATTACACAGCTATCAAAAGGAAATTACAAAATAGTCTGCTTGCCGGTATGTTCCACAGCAGAATCCATGGGCGATAGTGAAATAACCCAAAAGTACATAGACTTACTAACCGAAAACATCAGGGAAGAACCGTATGGTTGGCTGTGGACACATAAACGATGGAAAAGATAG